The following proteins are co-located in the Lagenorhynchus albirostris chromosome 2, mLagAlb1.1, whole genome shotgun sequence genome:
- the GJA5 gene encoding gap junction alpha-5 protein, translating into MGDWSFLGEFLEEAHKHSTVIGKVWLTVLFIFRMLVLGTAAESSWGDEQADFQCDTIQPGCENVCYDQAFPISHIRYWVLQVIFVSTPSLVYLGHAVHTVRMQEKRKLREGERAKEVRGAASYEYPVAEKTELSCWEEANGKIPLRGSLLNTYVCSILIRTTVEVAFIVGQYLLYGIFLDTLHVCRRSPCPHPVNCYVSRPTEKNVFIVFMLAVAGLSLFLSLVELYHLGWKKIRRRFVKSQQGMDACRLPGPSARIVKSCTPPPDFNQCLENGPGGKFFNPFSNKMASQQNTDNLATEQVRGQEQIPGEGFIHIRYAQKPDVPNEGSPGHRLPHGYQGDKRRLSKASSKARSDDLSV; encoded by the coding sequence ATGGGTGACTGGAGCTTCCTGGGAGAGTTCCTGGAGGAAGCACACAAGCATTCCACGGTGATCGGTAAGGTCTGGCTCACCGTCCTCTTCATATTCCGCATGCTGGTGCTGGGCACGGCTGCCGAGTCCTCCTGGGGGGACGAGCAGGCTGATTTCCAGTGTGATACGATTCAGCCTGGTTGCGAGAACGTCTGCTATGACCAAGCCTTCCCCATCTCGCACATTCGCTATTGGGTGCTGCAGGTCATCTtcgtctccacaccctctctagtgTACTTGGGCCACGCCGTGCACACGGTGCGCATGCAGGAGAAGCGGAAGCTACGGGAGGGCGAGAGGGCCAAAGAGGTTCGGGGCGCTGCCTCTTACGAGTACCCAGTGGCCGAGAAGACAGAGCTGTCCTGCTGGGAAGAAGCGAATGGAAAGATTCCGCTCCGGGGCAGTCTGCTCAACACTTACGTCTGCAGCATCCTGATCCGCACCACCGTGGAGGTGGCGTTCATTGTGGGCCAGTACCTCCTCTATGGCATCTTCCTGGACACCCTGCACGTCTGCCGCAGGAGTCCCTGTCCCCATCCTGTCAACTGTTATGTGTCCCGGCCCACGGAGAAGAATGTCTTCATTGTCTTTATGCTGGCTGTGGCCGGACTGTCCCTTTTCCTCAGCCTTGTTGAACTCTACCACCTGGGCTGGAAAAAGATCAGACGGCGATTTGTCAAGTCACAGCAGGGCATGGATGCGTGCCGGCTTCCTGGTCCCTCTGCCCGCATAGTCAAGAGCTGCACACCACCCCCTGACTTCAATCAGTGCCTGGAGAATGGCCCTGGGGGGAAATTCTTCAATCCATTCAGTAACAAGATGGCCTCGCAGCAGAACACAGATAACCTGGCCACTGAGCAGGTGCGAGGCCAGGAGCAGATTCCTGGGGAGGGTTTCATTCATATCCGTTATGCCCAGAAGCCTGACGTACCCAATGAAGGCTCTCCAGGTCACCGCCTCCCCCATGGCTACCAGGGTGACAAGCGCCGTCTCAGCAAGGCCAGCAGCAAGGCCAGGTCAGATGACCTATCAGTGTGA